The Ptiloglossa arizonensis isolate GNS036 chromosome 2, iyPtiAriz1_principal, whole genome shotgun sequence sequence ATattgtaacgaagaaatatattctttttacGACAttgtttattcaaattttataaaaatattatcgaataCTATTATTACATGTGGTATGTAATTATACTTAATATGTGGTTCATGATACTTATAAAAACGAAACATGCGTGTTTCGgcattaaacaattttaaactaATATTTGATAAATTGCCAGGATTTAAAGTAAATTGCTGCAAATATTACTAATAAACTCAAATAATCGGATGTAATCTTTTTCTATTAATAATTGTATGATATTAATAATGGATTTATTAAGGAACAGGGAAAAGTATGTTATACTTCTTCATTTATAATTCAATttgtatgtgtattattattctaacacttaaaaattttcaactttGTTATATTTGTTCTACAGAACTTGGGAAAATTACCCATAATGGTATTTTGTTAGGGTCGTGACAATAGAGTATTATATGGTTCGCATAACTATATTTGTGGtaagtaatatttaattattattatagattATACACAAGTTTCAAAATTATGTATTAAAAGAAGTATGAAATTGAtataaaattcataaattttgtttatatcaCTGTTTTGAAtatgttattataaatatatttaagatCTATAGTTATCatagaaaacaaatttattattaatatgggTACAAGAAACTAATTGTtgacttttaaatatttatatacatatgaatatgtgtgtgtatatatatatattttgtagcTTCATACTTAAATACATATAGATGTTGGTCCtttattaaattcttttattttcatttataaaattatttaatgatataaaatcatatatatatataatttaattatttaaaatgtaaaggaataaatatattttagattATTGTAATTTTGGGAAATATATCGATTTGTTGGGCAAAggatattaaacaaaaaaatttgttaatcaTGGAATCGACTGACAGAAAGAATGTTTACCTTACAAAGACAGGTGATAATTCTTTGAATTCTGGAATGAGAGACACAATGATTGTTGGACAAACAAATATGACACCAGGTAAAATTTTGTTATGGTTTAAAACATTTATactaaaaattttgtaaattgcgttattaaataataatgccttattataaaagtataatatttttaactagaacagttttattaatttatgaGTTCATACACAACTAATTGTTTAACACTCAGAATGCGGTGAACCTGTAATGAAACCTGGAAATGTATCCAGTGTTTCAAACAATCAAGCAAAATGGTCAAATATGcaaagtaaaaattttattattaatgcaGTACCAGTAAAAAATGAAGTAAGTTTGTTTTGAATAGTACaagtaaaattttatataaatgcaGTGTACGTATTAACAGAATTATGATATATTGCTAGATCGTACACCTTGAAGATGGAGCACATTGCAATAAGAAAATGCATTACTATGATAGACATTATGGTGGCCATGATGAAACAGAAAAACCAACACGTAGAGGAACAAAAAGATACAGAGATAAAGATGCACCAAAAAGAGCATTGTATGTATCTACATATTGATTAGTGTTCAATGttttgtttgtaaatattatttcaggtctgcatttttctatttttgccaAGAACTACGTGGAAAAATGAGAGAATTACATCCAGAAATGGGAGTAGGTGATATTGCCAAAGAGTTGGGTAAACTATGGATGAGTACAGATCTTCAAACTAAATCAAAGTATATGGCAATAGCAGAAGAAGATAGAGCCAGATATGAAAGAGTAAGTCaaatttggtaaatttataatttgtaaacTTGAAGAaagttttaaattaatatttaatattgattATTTAGGAAATAATTGCATACAATAAAAGAGTAAAAAATTATGATCCAGAAGAAGTTGGGCCTGTGTAAGTTTTTGaatatattaaagaagaaaGGACAGTATACTTTGTCCTAAGTCAAGCACTCgccaattgaaaatatataacaattttACTAATAGTTTAGTATTGTCAATCGTTGTATATATTATGTACACTATTGACATTaatctctaaaaaaaaattacacttgATATGAAATTTGGTTGCAATTTTTGGGAATACTGTTTGGAAACAATTATCGttctgtattaattttataattggaGATACTATTTTTTTGTGAATAAGGTGTGCTAATATATTTACAAACGATACCTAATACaagtaattatattaatatcaatagtaataataatgaaaactaTGATgccgatgataataataatattattattaatgacgatgataatgataatcTATATTGCTATTAAATATGTTATACAATTAAAGCACAATAGCAAGTAAAAGTCAAGCAGAGTGAGCTTTGTACAGTGCACTTGTCTTGTCTAATAATGCATTATTCATGTTTATAACGAAAAAACTAGATATCAGGGATTATTTATATCTAAAACCCTGTATAGTATACATATTCCAtgtattttgttctttttccaATAAAGGTAAAAACATTTAAAGTatctttgtatttttgttttacatttCAGTTAATTTTGTGATTttaatatgtacatataaatgtattaaaaaacacATGATATTTGTTATTAATAGATTTTGTTTTAgtcaatttatttcattttttttttgtagaattaCACACCAATTTCCTTGATCatagtatacattttttatagtaAAAGTAGGCACTTCTGAACATAATTGTGTTAGTTCACCTTCTTTAAATACATGGTAAAATCTAAGAAAGTCTCCTCCTCCCTTCCTTTTCCAGGGAACAAGCATATCGGTAGACATAAATTGTGTGCGATTTTCGTGTACTGGTAATGTTATACCATATTCTGTCAATTTCTCTTTtgaaaaagttttatttttctttttagttgtactatattttaaataagcTGTTTGAGCAGAATTCTTTTCCTGTTCTATTGCCCATACATAAATCAAACACTTTCCATTTGGTTTAAGCACTCGTGCTAATTCGGAAATTGCTTGCTTTCTCCTTTCATTGGTTGAAAGATGATGAATTACTGCTATACTTATTGCTGCATCTaaactattatttttatatggTAAACATAAACAGTCAGATAAAAAGACTTCAAAACTTTTATTGcgacatattttcattaaattttgacTTCGATCACATCCAACCTGCAGTATTAAGCTTTTTTTACTATATATGATTTTaagaatttaaaattacatgtaaatttattatatataaacttTGAAATATGATAGTAATGTGTAGTGAGATTAAGTAATAAAGTAACAATGCATACCttaaatatatgtttatatTCATGGAGATATTTGCCATTTCCACAACCTACATCTAAAAGAATGTCACCTAGATTCAATGACTGAAGAAATGTTGATACGTTTGGCCATTGTTTATGTCTTGTTTCATCAAAATGATTTGAAATCTTTTCATAAACCTATAAATCAACTTGTTTAATAATTtcctataaataaaataaaatgaagtataaaataaactttacaACATACTTCATGTACATAAGAATTTTCTATTCCAGTGGCTGTTTTATTATCAATGAGGGTAGTGGTATAGTTTTTTTGTTTGTCACAATATTCTGGAAAAGTACAGCAACAATCATCATCCTTCCTCACTTTTCGAAATGTGAACGATACCCTCGTATATCGAGGCTGTGTTGTAATTCCATTTATGGTTTCTACTATATCATTATGCCTAGGACAAATTCCATGTGACCATGCATACCGAGCTTCCCCTGACATAATTAATAACGAACGGGATGGTAAAAGAATAGCAATTCTCGTATCTTTATGTTTAAAATCCATGATACATGCTGAACCCAATGACAAAGATAATATAGTATCTTCAAAGATACTATGTGTATCAATATGCGGTGGAATCCCTTAAATTGTAAAACATTATAGTTATCTTAGAAAGAAAGTTATAGaatgaattttgtaaaatatacctTGACCAGGTAAGTAGCGATTGATTGTTAATTGATCAAAATCATATGGCACATTGTACTTTTTAAATAGTACTTGCAAAAATTGGTAGTCTTCAGGAATAGATACGATAGATTTGTCAAGATCCACTTTATTTGAATCATATTGAAATTCATACCCAAAATGTTTaacttttctatattttaaatcCGATGATTTCGATACTAGAAAGTGAATGATTAAacacaataattacaaattcatGACATCTAACAATCTGAAATGTTTTCTCATAGAAACTATAAAACCTTCAATATACCTTCATTGCTCCAGTTGATTGTATTTAACAAaaactcttcttcttcttcggttataatattttctattagtCTAAGCCCAGGAGGAAGATCAGAAGATAATCGATGGTATGCTAAATCAGGAACTAAAACGaagttataatatataaattttggtATTTCAATTTGTTTCAGTATGTAAaaagatataatataaattctgtcataaattgtattacatacctGATTCTGTAAATGATGCATATAATAGTACATTTTGTCCTGTAACTTTAATTTGACCGTGAATTTTGTTATATACATGTTCTGCATCTTTTATAgaatcaaatttaataaaacaatatGATTTATTTGGTACCATTATTAAATCATAGTTGCTGATCAATGGATCTATAATATTTTGCAATGTTGCTCTTTGAAATCCAGTTACTAAACCGGCATTACAAATCATCACATACTACaaaaaacaataaaatgaaatatatatgtGGTATTTTTCTAATATCAGTATTGCTACAGATTATACTACTTTTATTTGAGAAACCCACATTTGTTACATTGTCACAACATTTAATATTCATGTCTCTTAAAAGCCTGTGGTATGCTCGTTTTTGTTTACGAAAACTTTTTCTAATTAACTTTTCTTCCATTATTTTTGGGAGTATCGAATCACATTCAATTGATTAATATTCTGTAAAGTAATAGATATTTGTAtagattttattataaattatatatatgtatttttattaatttaaaaaactatCTTTTACGTTTGCAACAGTTGAAATTATATATAGTGTTCAccgtgtaaaatttaaatacaataaaGAAATTTAGAAAGTATTTTATCATATTAGAATTACGTGTTTCTATAATACGAATATTTGTACATGTAAAATTACAAAACTAGAATCAATATAACGATAGGAATCATATTTAAAAgttgcaatttttattacatataaataataagaaatatagaAAGAATAAGTAAATATTCACACAACAACTGTTTACGTCAATTTAggttataaacattttagacAGGTCTATGATAACATATTTTTCCCAtggataatattaaatatatatttttttctatttgacCAACGGTACCAGTCAATATAATACCATTGAACGAAAACAATTTATCTGAAATAAGTTACGAATGAAAGAATTATCTACTTTATCAGACATTCCACGGGACTTTGTGCTAAGCAAGTATAgacgaaatataaaatagacaTTTCACTCGGAGCCAATGATTCACGACGTGAGAAAGGAGAGTCATTAACGTTTGAATCAATTAAGACTCTTGTCGAGTGTTCATCTTGGGAATTGGTGACTGTTAAGAATGTCAAGATATAGAATAAATGTTTCATCTTACGGAAACAGATGTCGCCAAAAATCAAGCCATGGATTGGGCACAATCCGCATTACAGAAATTAAGATAATGATCTCGTAAAATATTAATGTCCTATGtaaatttcgtaaattttaaatattttaattttcatttgtcGATACATCAAAGTATTAGAATGAATGACACGGTCGAGATATAAAATGTCGCAAACAATACTTTTTCGGGTTATGAAAAGATAATTGGAGTATTTTGTGCAAACGCTAATGGTAACGACAAGTTACCGATATCTTTCATTCACAGATACGCTAATCcaagaattttaaaatattgtatgaATTCGCTACCTATCATATAGATAGTTTAATGAAATGATGGtgtaatgaaaacatttttcgggAATGGTACAGCGAATTCAAATAAATTGTAAGGCAATGCTAATTGGAAGAGCATCGAGATGGAAAAGTATTACTGTTCGTCGATAATTTTAGAGGCTATAAATTAAAAGGTGAGGATTTAAATAAtggatattttaaattaatatttctaatttttcgactcggaaaattttattaaacttaTAGGATACCTGTgacgttgaaaatattcttagtttcatgttactaaaatattttaaattccacttgtaaaaataaatggaacttattacaatattttctaagaCCGATAGATTTGATACAATCACAAATGATATACAGGCaggaatattttacattttttacctTTACCGACTTTGGTGGTGCAGTTGAATATACATCTTAGAATTACCGTCttaaacgaagaggtcgcttCAAAATCACTGATATTTGACCGAGAGGTCGGCATTTCAGATCGTGTAGACTGAAGCGTGTATTTTGTATTCTGTTTGTCTTGTCTATTCTATATTTCGTCCGAAATGTTTACTCTcgtaaaatgaaacttctattcAATATCTTGTCTGTGTACAACTAACAGTTGTTTGTACTTAATCACTAAAAAACCATTGTCGTTCAGTACCGTTGTAGAATGTTGCAACGGACAAAATGACACtcgtagaaataatttttaatcgtaatTGTTACGAATGttttttaaatctttaataTCGTAATTACTTGTATCGGATACAGTGTGCGTCTTACCATTTAGTCGATAAAGAAGCGCAAGTACAGATATAATGCGAGAACCCGCACATTCATTAACTACTTTTTGAAGTTGTGGCGGCTTCTAATGGCGTTATGGAGAAAGAGTGGGTAAGTGAGAATAGGAAAATAGGAAAGAAAGTCATAGAGTctcgtattaatttttctacaaacGGCAGAATAATGTAATCCTTTACGTGGAAAATGTGTTAAATTGACGCGGGGAATGGATGAGGATTAAAGCGAAATTTCCGAGTAATTGTAACATCGAgagtaaaaatattcttaaatccGAACGAAAATCATTTTAAACGTCCTAGATTATTCGAAGTAACGCTGTTGTCGTAAAATCTAGGTAAACTCCAAGATTTCTTTGACCTTCTATGGGGTAAAATCCCCGTAATACGACGTTTCGAAGTATTTAACctcattttgaaatatttatccgTGATGCACCATAGGAGTAGCTTGCTCAGCAGGCCCCGAAGATGCTGGACCAGTAACGTCGCTAAGTCTCGGCGCGATCATGGTTCACCATTTCCTCGACGGATGAAGTGAAAGCCATGATCGGGGCTGGTGTAGAATGTAAAGAAGTCGATGCGAATCGAGAGAGGGAAACCGCTTTGGCGACCAGTTACTCCAAGGCAAGCTGAAAGGAATGTCGAGCGCCGTGCATCGCGACGTCAACGAGTTCTCGCACTGAGCGTCTCTAATCAACCGTTGCACGACGCCGTCGTCAACGACGCATCTTTGGTGAGTGAACCATCCTCTTGTTGTCAACGTACGCTTAACCTATTCTTCGCGCGCTAACCCCAAACACCCCCAGACCGCGTCAATGGTTTCGGAGGGTAAACGAGACGAGCCCGTgcaataaaaaataacgaaagattTTAAATGTAAGAATTTCTTGTATCTAGAAATTCATGGAAAGCAGATCGGCTTCTCCGAGAGACTCGAGTGTTTATTTCCTGGCCAGAGTGGATTCACTTCTGGTAGCTTTACATAATCCTCGGGTTCGTTTCCTGGGGCAAGGAAGCGTACGGTTTCCCAGACGATTTGTCTTCGTTATACCAGAATCGAACGATCTTTTCAAACGTCTACGATTCTCTCACACGCGACGTTTGAGATAGAGAAAATTCGAAATTGCATACTACGTCGCGATTCGAAAAACATTGTCTTCCATCGCGGTGATTCTAGAATAGATGCCAatttcgattaaacgattagGACAGATTGTTTTCGGGTTTCAGGCAAGGTCGATCGTGCAAGTCCAATGCAGTCTTCACGTAACGATAATTTGTTTTTCgggaataataaatattgaccGAAACTACAAACGATAATACGTCGAGATCAGACAAGAGCGATGTTTTCTTCAAAGACGCGAGATATTGGTTCAGGAATAGTGTTTACGAATTTGTGGTCACGTTTCTTCGAGAAATGTGTCACTTTCATATTCGTTATCGCTGGAGAAAGTTTCACCAATTGTCACTAACGATGAACATTCGTTTAAACGAATTTTATTCGCAAAATGGTCGATGTATCGATTCGACGTTAAATTAGAATCAGTGTTTTCGAAACAACGTTAAAAGTAATCTAAAGTTTCATTCAAGATCGATTCATTTACGAGGAAATACGTTTAACACGTGTACAAATTTAACAGTTTGTATCTTTAAGATTCGGTGGTTGTTTTTCATTTCTTGACAAGTCATGTTTTCGCGTGCTTTTATAAGGGAGAGTTTCTTTACTACTTCACTAGTTTATTTACTTTATGTTACTTTACTTTACTTCGAGACtttaacaaatttattatacaataacGTTTGCTTTGAGATTGTAGGTTAAATCGATTTGCAAAGGAATTTTCATGGCATTTTGTAGTTTAATTCGTTTTAGAATAAACTTGGACTTTcgataataaatgtttgaacGAATATTCTCTGTATTCTCTATTTTGCACCGATTTACGATACTCAGTGAAAAATCACAA is a genomic window containing:
- the LOC143143081 gene encoding high mobility group protein B1-like 1, whose translation is MVRITIFVIIVILGNISICWAKDIKQKNLLIMESTDRKNVYLTKTGDNSLNSGMRDTMIVGQTNMTPECGEPVMKPGNVSSVSNNQAKWSNMQSKNFIINAVPVKNEIVHLEDGAHCNKKMHYYDRHYGGHDETEKPTRRGTKRYRDKDAPKRALSAFFYFCQELRGKMRELHPEMGVGDIAKELGKLWMSTDLQTKSKYMAIAEEDRARYEREIIAYNKRVKNYDPEEVGPV
- the LOC143143079 gene encoding tRNA (carboxymethyluridine(34)-5-O)-methyltransferase alkbh8 is translated as MEEKLIRKSFRKQKRAYHRLLRDMNIKCCDNVTNYVMICNAGLVTGFQRATLQNIIDPLISNYDLIMVPNKSYCFIKFDSIKDAEHVYNKIHGQIKVTGQNVLLYASFTESVPDLAYHRLSSDLPPGLRLIENIITEEEEEFLLNTINWSNEVSKSSDLKYRKVKHFGYEFQYDSNKVDLDKSIVSIPEDYQFLQVLFKKYNVPYDFDQLTINRYLPGQGIPPHIDTHSIFEDTILSLSLGSACIMDFKHKDTRIAILLPSRSLLIMSGEARYAWSHGICPRHNDIVETINGITTQPRYTRVSFTFRKVRKDDDCCCTFPEYCDKQKNYTTTLIDNKTATGIENSYVHEVYEKISNHFDETRHKQWPNVSTFLQSLNLGDILLDVGCGNGKYLHEYKHIFKVGCDRSQNLMKICRNKSFEVFLSDCLCLPYKNNSLDAAISIAVIHHLSTNERRKQAISELARVLKPNGKCLIYVWAIEQEKNSAQTAYLKYSTTKKKNKTFSKEKLTEYGITLPVHENRTQFMSTDMLVPWKRKGGGDFLRFYHVFKEGELTQLCSEVPTFTIKNVYYDQGNWCVILQKKNEIN